In the Telopea speciosissima isolate NSW1024214 ecotype Mountain lineage chromosome 2, Tspe_v1, whole genome shotgun sequence genome, one interval contains:
- the LOC122649626 gene encoding pentatricopeptide repeat-containing protein At1g31430 — MFLRPVFLLFNFISYRSLSRPHIFFSSSTRKTTRLTKQECLLHLQNCKSMKDLKQIQSQMFRAGLHQNRDALNKLMVFCTDPDSGNLQYAERLFNYIQEPCLFLYNLMIKAFAKKGNFRTAVLLFAGLRQNGLSPDNFTYPFVLKAIGCLREVIEGMKVHGFIVKTGLDFDSFVRNSLMDMYAEMGYTKTLQKLFEEMTDRDVVTWNVLISGYVRIGRFENALTVFKRMCRETSALPDEATVVSTLSACVALGNLELGKEIHGYICKELEFSTIIGNALLDMYSKCGSLSLACRIFDEMPIKNVISWTSMVSGYVNCGQLDDARDLFERIPTRDVVLWTSMINGYVQFNRFDEALALFREMQIKRVKPDRFTLVALLTGCAQLGALEQGKWIHGHIEENMIRIDAVLGTALIDMYAKCGCIEKSLEIFESVKERDNASWTAIICGLAMNGLTSKALELFFKMKSAGAKPDAITFIGVLSACSHGGLVEEGRCYFDSMRNEHQMEPKTEHYGCVVDLFGRAGLLDEAEKLIETIPNDNFEVTVPLWGALLSACRIHGYVAMGERVANRLVGVVSSNSGVHTLLANIYAAADRWEDVTKVRRKMKDLGVKKVPGCSSIEVNGIVHEFLVGDTSHPEMKEIYSMLTDLAKPLLGLEENVIDREDMIPAI; from the coding sequence ATGTTCTTGCGACCTGTTTTCCTCTTATTTAACTTCATTTCCTATCGTTCTCTTTCAAGGCcacatattttcttttcctcttccacCCGAAAGACCACAAGGCTAACTAAACAAGAATGTTTGCTTCACCTCCAAAACTGCAAATCCATGAAAGATTTGAAACAAATACAGTCTCAGATGTTCAGGGCTGGTCTTCATCAGAACAGAGATGCACTCAACAAGCTTATGGTCTTCTGTACGGACCCAGATTCCGGGAATTTACAGTACGCAGAGAGACTTTTCAATTATATTCAAGAACCATGTCTCTTCTTATACAATTTGATGATCAAAGCATTTGCAAAGAAGGGTAATTTCAGGACAGCTGTTTTACTCTTCGCTGGATTGAGACAAAACGGTTTGTCCCCCGATAATTTTACTTATCCATTTGTTCTTAAGGCAATCGGATGTTTGCGGGAGGTCATCGAGGGAATGAAAGTTCATGGTTTCATCGTTAAAACTGGGCTTGACTTCGACTCTTTCGTAAGGAACTCGCTCATGGATATGTACGCTGAAATGGGTTATACTAAAACATTGCAGAAGTTGTTTGAAGAAATGACTGACAGAGATGTTGTTACTTGGAATGTTTTGATTTCAGGGTATGTTAGGATTGGGAGGTTTGAGAATGCACTTACTGTTTTCAAAAGGATGTGTCGGGAAACTAGTGCCCTACCTGATGAAGCTACTGTAGTAAGCACTCTCTCAGCTTGTGTTGCTTTGGGAAACCTGGAACTAGGTAAGGAGATTCATGGTTATATTTGCAAGGAGCTAGAATTCTCAACTATAATTGGTAATGCTTTGTTAGACATGTACTCTAAGTGCGGAAGTTTAAGTCTGGCATGTAGgatctttgatgaaatgccaaTTAAAAATGTGATTTCATGGACGAGTATGGTTTCTGGTTATGTGAACTGTGGTCAGCTGGATGATGCCAGGGATCTATTTGAGAGGATTCCAACAAGGGATGTTGTTCTTTGGACATCTATGATAAATGGGTATGTGCAGTTTAATCGTTTTGATGAAGCTTTAGCTCTGTTTCGGGAAATGCAAATTAAGAGAGTCAAACCAGATAGATTTACTCTGGTTGCACTCCTTACGGGCTGTGCTCAGTTGGGAGCCTTAGAACAAGGGAAGTGGATTCATGGACATATTGAGGAAAACATGATCAGAATAGATGCTGTTCTTGGTACTGCTCTTATTGACATGTATGCAAAATGTGGGTGCATAGAGAAATCACTTGAGATTTTCGAGAGtgtaaaagagagagataatgcCTCATGGACTGCAATCATCTGTGGGCTTGCTATGAATGGATTGACCAGTAAAGCACTAGAACTATTCTTCAAAATGAAATCTGCTGGTGCTAAACCAGATGCTATCACCTTCATTGGAGTTTTAAGTGCATGTAGTCATGGGGGATTGGTAGAGGAAGGTCGTTGCTATTTTGATTCCATGAGGAACGAACACCAAATGGAACCAAAAACAGAACACTATGGATGTGTGGTTGACCTATTTGGCCGTGCTGGGCTGCTGGATGAAGCTGAGAAGCTGATAGAAACGATCCCAAATGATAACTTTGAGGTTACGGTACCTCTCTGGGGTGCTTTGCTTAGTGCCTGCAGAATCCATGGATACGTTGCGATGGGTGAGCGTGTGGCCAATCGCCTTGTTGGAGTTGTATCTAGCAATTCTGGTGTTCATACCCTTCTTGCCAACATTTATGCTGCAGCTGACAGATGGGAGGATGTGACTAAGgtgagaagaaagatgaaggaTCTTGGAGTCAAAAAGGTCCCTGGGTGTAGTTCAATCGAGGTAAATGGCATTGTCCACGAGTTTCTTGTTGGAGATACATCACACCCAGAGATGAAGGAAATCTATTCCATGTTGACTGACTTGGCCAAACCATTGTTAGGCTTGGAGGAAAATGTTATAGACAGGGAAGACATGATTCCAGCGATATAG